One window of the Flavobacteriaceae bacterium YJPT1-3 genome contains the following:
- a CDS encoding MFS transporter, producing MEELKKGSKKLLHAWAFYDWANSVYSLVIASAIFPIFYGALFRSAGIEEIEVFGVLLRRSPLIFYTTALAFLIVSFISPLLSGIADYVGNKLNFLKFFCYLGSFSTIGLYWFSLEHIYLSLLCYLLALVGFWASLVFYNSYLPDIAYPEQQDAISAKGYSLGYIGSVILLVLCLGMILGHEALGFESEALPTKLSFVLTGLWWAGFSQYTYAYLPKGNKTGKKVTRSVLTNGFRELRSIAYEVQQQLALKRYLIAFFVFSMAVQTVMLAAAYFGEQELEWGSDSERTTGLITSILLIQLVAVVGAQLTARLSAKIGNIPALITINILWILICIYAYFVVLPVQFYIAAGFVGLVMGGIQALARSTYAKLLPETKDTTSYFSFYDVAEKIGIVLGMFLYGYVEQLTGSMRYSILFLIVFFVAGVLLLLRVPRPKRVE from the coding sequence ATGGAAGAATTAAAAAAGGGCAGCAAAAAGCTGCTTCATGCCTGGGCCTTCTACGACTGGGCTAATTCAGTGTATAGCCTGGTCATTGCCTCCGCAATTTTCCCCATTTTTTACGGTGCGCTTTTTCGAAGTGCAGGAATCGAAGAGATTGAGGTGTTTGGCGTGCTGCTGAGGAGAAGCCCTTTGATATTTTATACCACTGCACTTGCCTTCCTTATCGTTTCATTCATTTCCCCCCTGCTGTCCGGTATCGCCGACTATGTGGGAAACAAATTGAACTTCCTGAAGTTTTTCTGCTATTTAGGTTCCTTCAGTACCATAGGGCTGTACTGGTTCAGTCTGGAACATATTTACCTGAGTTTACTATGCTACTTATTAGCCCTGGTCGGCTTTTGGGCGAGTCTGGTCTTTTACAATTCGTATTTACCCGACATCGCCTATCCAGAACAACAGGATGCGATCAGTGCTAAAGGATATTCCTTAGGCTATATAGGGAGTGTGATTCTTTTAGTCTTGTGTCTTGGAATGATTTTAGGCCATGAGGCCTTGGGGTTTGAGAGCGAAGCCCTTCCCACAAAGCTGTCCTTCGTGCTTACCGGCCTGTGGTGGGCCGGCTTTAGCCAGTATACCTACGCCTATCTACCCAAAGGCAATAAGACCGGTAAAAAGGTTACTCGAAGTGTATTGACCAATGGCTTTCGCGAATTGAGATCCATAGCCTATGAAGTTCAGCAGCAATTAGCCCTTAAGCGCTATTTGATTGCCTTTTTCGTATTCAGTATGGCGGTACAGACCGTCATGCTGGCAGCAGCTTACTTTGGAGAACAGGAACTGGAATGGGGCTCTGACAGCGAGCGAACCACCGGCTTGATCACCAGCATATTGCTCATACAGCTGGTAGCCGTGGTAGGAGCACAGCTCACCGCACGACTTTCGGCTAAGATCGGGAATATTCCGGCCTTGATCACCATCAATATTCTATGGATTCTAATCTGTATTTATGCCTATTTCGTAGTGCTTCCCGTTCAATTCTATATCGCCGCCGGTTTTGTGGGCCTGGTCATGGGGGGTATCCAGGCCTTGGCGCGCAGTACTTACGCCAAATTACTTCCAGAAACCAAGGATACAACCTCGTACTTCAGTTTTTACGATGTTGCTGAAAAAATAGGGATCGTGCTGGGCATGTTTTTATACGGCTACGTGGAGCAACTCACCGGCAGTATGCGGTATTCGATCTTGTTCTTGATTGTGTTCTTCGTCGCAGGAGTGCTGCTACTACTTCGGGTTCCACGGCCTAAGCGAGTCGAGTAA